Proteins from a genomic interval of Carcharodon carcharias isolate sCarCar2 chromosome 32, sCarCar2.pri, whole genome shotgun sequence:
- the commd4 gene encoding COMM domain-containing protein 4 isoform X2: MRFRFCGDLDCPDWVLAEISTLAKISSVKMKLLCVQVLKDLLGDGIDYEKIAKLTADAKFETSDIKATIAVLNFVLSSAAKYGVDGESLSSELQQLGLPKEHAAALCKSYEDKQTALQDRLKESSLRLNKLDSVSWRVDYTLSSSELKEVNEPIVHLKINVRNIDTGAVEPTVVSVMANKFRVLLTELKQAQALMNALN; the protein is encoded by the exons CGGTTCCGTTTCTGTGGTGACCTGGATTGCCCTGACTGGGTTCTGGCAGAGATCAGCACCTTGGCAAAAATA TCTTCTGTGAAGATGAAGTTGCTGTGTGTCCAGGTGCTGAAAGACCTGCTGGGAGATGGAATTGAT TACGAGAAGATTGCAAAGCTCACTGCTGACGCCAAGTTTG AAACCAGCGATATAAAGGCCACAATTGCGGTGTTAAACTTTGTTTTATCCAGTGCTGCCAAATATGGTGTCGATGGTGAATCGTTATCTAGTGAATTACAACAACTTGGTCTTCCAAAAG AACATGCTGCTGCACTCTGTAAATCATATGAAGATAAACAGACTGCTCTTCAGGACAGATTAAAGGAGAGCAGCCTCAGGC TAAACAAACTAGACTCCGTGTCGTGGAGGGTGGACTACACGCTGAGTTCCAGTGAGCTGAAGGAAGTAAATGAACCTATCGTTCACCTGAAGATCAATGTTCGGAACATCGATACAGGCGCTGTGGAGCCCACAGTCGTTTCAGTAATGGCCAACAAGTTCAGAGTCTTACTCACTG aacTCAAGCAAGCACAAGCATTGATGAATGCCTTGAACTAA
- the commd4 gene encoding COMM domain-containing protein 4 isoform X1 produces the protein MHDGLNGLIQPVERFRFCGDLDCPDWVLAEISTLAKISSVKMKLLCVQVLKDLLGDGIDYEKIAKLTADAKFETSDIKATIAVLNFVLSSAAKYGVDGESLSSELQQLGLPKEHAAALCKSYEDKQTALQDRLKESSLRLNKLDSVSWRVDYTLSSSELKEVNEPIVHLKINVRNIDTGAVEPTVVSVMANKFRVLLTELKQAQALMNALN, from the exons CGGTTCCGTTTCTGTGGTGACCTGGATTGCCCTGACTGGGTTCTGGCAGAGATCAGCACCTTGGCAAAAATA TCTTCTGTGAAGATGAAGTTGCTGTGTGTCCAGGTGCTGAAAGACCTGCTGGGAGATGGAATTGAT TACGAGAAGATTGCAAAGCTCACTGCTGACGCCAAGTTTG AAACCAGCGATATAAAGGCCACAATTGCGGTGTTAAACTTTGTTTTATCCAGTGCTGCCAAATATGGTGTCGATGGTGAATCGTTATCTAGTGAATTACAACAACTTGGTCTTCCAAAAG AACATGCTGCTGCACTCTGTAAATCATATGAAGATAAACAGACTGCTCTTCAGGACAGATTAAAGGAGAGCAGCCTCAGGC TAAACAAACTAGACTCCGTGTCGTGGAGGGTGGACTACACGCTGAGTTCCAGTGAGCTGAAGGAAGTAAATGAACCTATCGTTCACCTGAAGATCAATGTTCGGAACATCGATACAGGCGCTGTGGAGCCCACAGTCGTTTCAGTAATGGCCAACAAGTTCAGAGTCTTACTCACTG aacTCAAGCAAGCACAAGCATTGATGAATGCCTTGAACTAA